The Acomys russatus chromosome 1, mAcoRus1.1, whole genome shotgun sequence genome has a window encoding:
- the Sostdc1 gene encoding sclerostin domain-containing protein 1: MLPPAIHLYLGPLVCILMKNCLAFKNDATEILYSHVVKPVPAHPSSNSTLNQARNGGRHFSSTGLDRNSRVQVGCRELRSTKYISDGQCTSINPLKELVCAGECLPLPVLPNWIGGGYGTKYWSRRSSQEWRCVNDKTRTQRIQLQCQDGSTRTYKVTVVTACKCKRYTRQHNESSHNFESVSPAKPAQHHRERKRASKASKHSLS, encoded by the exons ATGCTTCCTCCTGCCATTCATCTCTATCTCGGTCCCCTTGTATGCATCCTAATGAAAAATTGTCTGGCTTTTAAAAACGATGCCACAGAAATCCTTTACTCACATGTGGTTAAACCTGTCCCAGCACAccccagcagcaacagcaccTTGAATCAAGCCAGGAACGGAGGCAGGCATTTCAGTAGCACTGGACTGGATCGCAACA GTCGAGTTCAAGTGGGTTGCCGGGAACTGCGGTCCACCAAATATATTTCAGATGGCCAGTGCACTAGCATCAACCCTCTGAAGGAGCTGGTGTGCGCGGGCgagtgcttgcctctgcctgtgcttcccaaCTGGATCGGAGGAGGCTACGGAACAAAGTACTGGAGCCGGAGGAGCTCCCAGGAGTGGCGGTGTGTCAATGACAAGACGCGCACCCAGAGAATCCAGCTGCAGTGTCAGGACGGCAGCACACGCACCTACAAAGTCACTGTGGTCACGGCCTGCAAGTGCAAGAGGTACACCCGGCAGCACAACGAGTCCAGCCACAACTTCGAAAGCGTGTCGCCAGCCAAGCCCGCCCAGCACCACAGAGAGCGGAAGAGAGCGAGCAAAGCCAGCAAGCACAGTCTGAGCTAG